In Papaver somniferum cultivar HN1 chromosome 1, ASM357369v1, whole genome shotgun sequence, a genomic segment contains:
- the LOC113304540 gene encoding COBRA-like protein 10 yields the protein MRAKNLMGWQALFIVVLVSVTYHFTLTEGQDYDFDADKKKAAAPPPEENNCNGIFLSYVFISREKEFPHLKNATAQAWAFKSVATILNAGEKDLKAWKMYIGFQHKEILVSAGGAVIMDGDDLPAFVGNGTYLSGYPQADLKTAIETAGDLTQIQAEIQLEGTQFGLKPPAVPMPKTIRLVNDGFKCPAATRKGSSMYVCCVTDPKFKANITKTKYMPRQNGDLTIVYDVLQAFEGNYLAQVTMDNNHPLGRLDHWNLTWEWMNGEFIYSMRGAYTHKRDYSECIYGPAGKYYKDMDFTPVMNCEKKPVIADLPPDRKDDEKVGKLPYCCKNGTLVPTTMDPSKARAIFQLQVFKTPPNMNRTAFFPPQKWKINGVLNPDYKCAPPIRVMPTEFPDTTGLAAYSTAVASWQVVCNITRPKEKASRCCVSFSAFYNDSVIPCNTCACGCKDTDTCNQNASPLLLPPEALLVPFINREEKAKAWAKMKHRTLPKVLPCGDNCGVSMNWHINSDYRKGWTARVTLFNWEDINFEDWFAAIEMKVAYPGYENIYSFNATKLPQVKNTIFFQGLEGLAYLMGEVNGTNPLTDPRVPGKQQSVISFRKKHTPGINIVKGDGFPSKVYFNGEECSLPKVFPTGAAHKSHINLLPVIFLTIITFVLMTDHLS from the exons atgaGAGCCAAAAACTTAATGGGGTGGCAAGCCTTGTTTATTGTCGTGCTTGTATCAGTCACATATCATTTCACCTTAACTGAAGGGCAGGATTATGATTTTGATGCTGATAAGAAAAAAGCCGCAGCTCCACCGCCCGAAGAAAACAATTGTAATGGGATTTTTCTATCATATGTTTTCATTTCAAGAGAGAAAGAATTTCCTCATCTCAAGAATGCGACGGCACAAGCTTGGGCATTTAAATCTGTTGCGACAATATTGAATGCAGGAGAGAAAGATCTCAAGGCGTGGAAAATGTACATAGGGTTTCAACATAAAGAGATTCTAGTTTCAGCGGGTGGAGCAGTGATAATGGATGGTGATGATTTACCAGCTTTTGTTGGGAATGGGACGTACTTATCTGGTTATCCTcaggcagacttaaaaacagCGATTGAAACAGCAGGAGATTTAACCCAAATTCAGGCAGAGATTCAACTGGAAGGAACACAGTTTGGATTGAAACCTCCAGCTGTGCCAATGCCTAAAACAATTCGGTTAGTTAACGATGGATTTAAGTGTCCTGCAGCAACCCGCAAAG GAAGCTCAATGTATGTATGTTGTGTTACGGACCCGAAATTTAAAGCCAACATCACAAAAACAAAGTACATGCCTCGTCAGAACGGCGATCTTACAATAGTTTATGATGTTCTTCAAGCCTTTGAAGGGAATTATCTTGCTCAAGTTACAATGGATAACAATCACCCACTTGGAAGACTTGATCATTGGAACTTAACCTGGGAATGGATGAATGGTGAATTCATATACTCAATGAGAGGAGCCTATACCCATAAAAGAGACTACTCGGAATGTATTTACGGTCCTGCTGGAAAATACTACAAAGATATGGATTTCACTCCTGTTATGAACTGTGAGAAGAAACCTGTCATAGCCGACCTCCCTCCGGATAGAAAAGACGACGAGAAAGTTGGGAAATTACCTTACTGTTGCAAAAATGGCACTCTGGTACCAACCACCATGGATCCAAGCAAAGCAAGAGCAATATTCCAGTTACAAGTTTTTAAGACACCACCTAACATGAACCGCACTGCATTTTTCCCTCCTCAAAAATGGAAAATCAATGGTGTCCTTAATCCAGATTATAAATGTGCACCTCCAATTAGGGTAATGCCAACAGAATTTCCAGATACGACTGGTCTTGCTGCATATTCTACAGCGGTAGCCAGTTGGCAAGTTGTCTGCAACATTACCCGGCCAAAGGAAAAAGCTTCAAGGTGTTGTGTTTCTTTCTCGGCCTTCTATAATGACTCTGTCATTCCATGCAATACTTGTGCTTGTGGTTGTAAAGATACAGATACTTGCAATCAGAATGCTTCTCCATTGCTTCTTCCTCCAGAGGCTCTTCTTGTTCCTTTCATTAACCGAGAAGAAAAAGCAAAAGCGTGGGCAAAGATGAAGCACCGCACTTTACCCAAAGTGTTACCTTGTGGCGACAACTGTGGTGTTAGCATGAACTGGCACATAAACTCTGATTATAGAAAAGGATGGACGGCTAGAGTCACTCTATTCAATTGGGAAGATATCAACTTTGAAGATTGGTTTGCTGCAATTGAAATGAAAGTAGCCTATCCTGGTTATGAGAATATTTACTCATTCAATGCAACGAAGCTTCCGCAAGTCAAAAACACCATCTTCTTCCAAGGGTTAGAAGGTTTGGCTTACTTAATGGGAGAGGTAAATGGAACAAACCCACTAACTGATCCACGAGTGCCCGGTAAACAACAATCAGTGATCTCATTTCGAAAGAAGCACACACCAGGAATA